The Apus apus isolate bApuApu2 chromosome 14, bApuApu2.pri.cur, whole genome shotgun sequence nucleotide sequence GAGCGCACCTGCAAGCAGCTGGGTAAGGAGCGGCTGCGGTTcccggggcgcggcggggggcTCGGTGCCGCCCggagagagctggggaaggggtggCCTCCCCCGGCCCCCCGAGCGGTTTGTGTCCTGGGGGCAGAGCCTGCACCCCGGGCTCCCGGGGGTGAGTCAGGCTCGGCACAGGGGGGCTCTGGGTGGCAGCAGGTGCCGCTGCGGCTTTGGTTGCTCCTGAGGTCAGTCTAGCGCAAGAGCAATAATTGAGCCCGGTGTGTTTTGGGAtgtttctgaaggaagaaaaccactGTGGAATCTGGGGTTTGCGTTTGTGTTTCCACTCCCAGCTCCTGATTAATTCCTTGCTAAATGTTCTGCATTCAGGGAGCTTCTGAGGTATTTATGGCTTGTGTTATCTAAGGCTGTGGCTGAGAAGAGGGAGAACTTAACActcttacttttaaaattttaatattaatgaagaATTACACACTTTCTCTAGAGAGACTTGAATTGTGAGTAGACAAACATTTGCTTTAGAATGTTTTTAGTCTTCTGCAAGTACTCTTAGAACTGTTAGCTCTGCTCCATGAgaggctgttttctttctttcttcttctcccagACTTCCTTCCTCTGAGATGTGATGCGTGTGGGGAGGTCTTCTGTAAAGATCACATCCGTTATGATGACCACAGATGTAGCTCTGCCTACAAAAAGGTAAGTTCTTATGCCTGAGTCAGTACTTCATGCTGTAAAATTGCTTAGTCATGTGTAAAGGCTGCTCTGAAACTTGACCTGTGGTTTCAGTGAAAGCAGACAGAACCACAAGATGTAGGTTAATGGTACAGCTGAACTTCACGTTTATAGAAGTGTAACATTTCTGAGGTCAGTACTGAGAGGTTCTGGTTTATTTCGCTTACACCAGAGGGGGTATGTTATCTTTTAAGTTATGTATCGTGGCCTAAAACTTTGTGAAGCCCCAATTCTTTAAGTTGAAGGATGGCAAATGTGAAACTACAGAGGGAATAAATACAATAAGTGGGTCCAGACTTTGCACTCTGGCTTATTTGGCCTTTGAGGTGTTCAAAGGTTGTAATTCCAGAAAGCTTAGAAGCACATTGAAAGTCAACTAAACAAATATGGTGCTACAAATTGGTTTGGCAAAGTGTGCCTGACTGTTTTTCAGACAATGATTTGCAGTTACCTTTGTGGAGTGTATCTTTAAAAGCATTGGTAAACGAGTAGCACGTCAAAACTTTGGGAATACAGTTTCATCACCCGTGGgtaagagaagaggaaagacagaaaaataattgggTGGCACCTGTGATCTGTGTTGTGTGTTCCCAGAATGTGCAGGTTCCAGTGTGTCCACTCTGTAATGCACCTATCCCAGTCCAGAAGGGGGAAATACCAGATATTGTGGTTGGAGCTCACATGGATAAGGACTGTAAATACAATCcagcacagcaaaagcagagggTAAGGAAGCTGCTGTTGGAATCTGAACTACCTGCCTGAATGCTTGTCTTCTGACAGAAGAATGTGTGGAGTGTGCTCTGCTGCATCCTCATGCTAAGAGCACCTAAGCATTCCTGCTTCAGCTTGGCTGTTACTTGGGAAGCTGATCACAGCAAGCAAGCATGgccagctttgttttctgttctttagaTCTTCACAAACAAATGCTTAAAGCCAGGCTGCAAGAGGAAAGAGATGATGAAGGTTGTGTGTGAACAGTGTGGAGGCAACTTCTGCATAAGGCACCGGCACCCCCTGGATCACGCCTGCGCAGGGAGCAGCCGCCCCACCTCCAAGGCAGGGTAAGCTCTAGTTATGGAATTTGAGCTCAAGCTGAAACTCGGAGCTACCACTGAGGATTGGTGTGGAGCTCAGACAAGTAGGGAATTATACAAACTACTGGTCATTTCAATAAATAGCTGCTATTTTTGTGTTCTGGGACTAATTTTTGGAAACCCGTGAGCCGAGGTAAAAGCTTCTTGTCTGTCTTCTTCCTAAAATTCTTCTAAACTCACCTATCTTGATAGCATGATTCCCAGTGTCCCCTAACTGTGAGGAAACACTGGCCATCTCAAGTATTCTTTGGGGTCTGGATCTAAATGCTAGAGTTCTAAAGTGTTTCTCAGCACTTTGAAGTTACAAAGAACAAAATCGATACCTTGCCAAGCAAAGTTTAActtagttttaataaaaatgcctGTTGCAGGCAGGTGTGCTTTTCTTATTCTGTGCAGTAGGACTGTGAAACTTGTGTGGCAGATCCAGGTAATTGAACTGGATGGAAGAATGAAACTACTGCCACTGTGTGTAAGAGATGCTGAGCCTGGTTGTGTATTTTGTAGCTATGCAGCTCTGATGAGAGCCTCTCAAACCGCCTTCAAGTCAACGGGAGCAATCGGAGTGCCATCTAATGGGagtttgcagcacagcaggtaTTGTCGGCTGTAGAGTTAGACAAATAACGTTGTTTCAAAGTAGTGGTGTGTCAACACGGTGAAGTGCCACCTCTGGCTGCTCTAGAGGTGGTAGTTGCCCTTTGGTTGGCATTGGGAATGTGGTAGAGGGGCTCTGACAGCACAAAAGTGgatcttctctgtgctgtggtGATTAAAGCAGCTATATGGACACAAGCATTGTGTCAAGTTGTTGAAGCAGCAGGTTGGTCTGTCACCTGCTCAGCGTGAGGCTTGGTCAAGTTCTGGGACAATGGTGTCACCAGAATGCTGAGGGAAGTGTAGCAAACACCTGAATGACAGCAAATGGCCCAAGCCCTTCCCTGCCATGGTCCATCTCCTTGTGACTGAAAGCTGTGTAACTCTTACAGTACATTCTTGTGTCTTTCAGATGCAGATAGCAGAGGCTCATCGCATCTGGATCAAACCTCTGGCTACTTTAAAGTTAATCTTGTCTATAGCTCTCaacattttctttgcagttaaCTTCTTTTTGTAGCAAATTTTTTTGTGCATTCAATAAACTGTCACCCTTTCCAAGCCAATTTTATTTGTTCCTGTATTTGGAATAAGAGCTGTAGTACTATGAAAAATAGTTGATGGAGGAATCTGGGGGATGGTGGTAGGAGGAAGACTAAAATGAGATTGAAACAGCCAGTTTTGCTTAGATAATGTAAGTCTCTGAGTTTCCTAAGATGAAAGTCTGAAATACAAGCTACTGTCATCTGTCTCAGTCCTTTTGGGAATTGTCTGGCACAGAGTGCAGCACTATGCTTGGCAAACAGCATCTATCAACATGAAGCCAGTTTTCTATAAGATGCCTCTTGGTTTCTGAATGTCACTGGAAGTACTTGATTTATAAAGCCATACCTAGTTTTTCTAGTCCCTTCCTAAGCACTTCCCTGAGGGCCAGTGCTCAGAGAGGCATGCACAGTGTAGTTCTCCACAATTTATTACCCCTTAGATAGAAACCTAGATTTGCATGGGTATTTTTTGCAACTGGGGTAAAAAAGAAGCCAGAGAAAGTAGCATGAACTGTTTGTGTCCCATGTGATGAAAATGAGGCCAAAATCCAGCAGTGTCCAGGGAGGCTACTCTTGCTGTTTCCCTGAAAAGCTAAAACAAGTGAAAATGTAACAGAGATGCTCCATCTATTATCTTGATCAGCTGTCTGGGCTCTTTAAAACTGTATCAATATCCAGCTGCTAAGCTTGGGGCCTGAAATATTGTAGGTTGATGGAATGGAAATGTGCTGTTAATGAACAATGCTAATTCCCCAGCTGGGCTCTAAGTAGACTTCTCATCCAACTAATTGTGAGACAAATGCCAAGGCTTACTGATGATGTCAGGGGGTCAAGACCTCAATTTCATGTGTCATTGGAGCTATTACTCTGCAGACTGTGGCTGGTGGGCTGGAGTGGTGGCTTAGGACTAACTGAAGGGTAATTGCAGTCCCCTGAATCACCTGCAGCTACGAGTGCCCAAAGCTGTTTTGCTGAGGTGGGAGGATGAGCAGCTTGCATAGCAGGGACTGTTGTGTTCTTTGACCTGAGAAAAATCATCTTTGATACTGTAAGAGATGAGATCATAAGTGCAGTTGATGCATATGCTTTATATAACCTTGAGGTGTACTGCAGTTGTGCAAAGACTTGggtgctttgtgtttttcttggtGAGGCTTAATTCTTTGAGtacaaaaaagaggaaaagtggATTTATGATCCTGCACAGGGATGGCATGTAAGCAATCAACAACTCTGACTTGTAAGCCTTTTATGAGAAAGGGCAGAGATAATGTAATTTCTGATAAATGCACATACCAAAAAATGTGTGCCACCCCATATTCATGTTTGGCTCAGTATGATTTCTTGTTACCCAGGAGAAGGTTTTGGAGAATGATGAAAGGTATTTGGAAGGCTGTAGTTGGCCAAACTGAACGTCTGAAGCTGGGAGGCATGAGGTAGCACTGTTCATTCCATATGGATTAATTTTATGCTGTTGTGTGGTCAGAATTGTGATTTGACAGTCACTGTAATACTGTGTTTAACCACAGGATGTCACAATAGGATATGTAATAAACCAATTATTTTTAGGAAGTCTAAACATAGAAAACATGCTTTCCCTAGTCATGTTGGAACAAAAGTTTGAATTACAGCTCTAACTTCAGACACCACTACCTGCTGCTGGTCATCCTGGGTGCTCTAATGCCACGACTCAGCCCTGGTGTGTTGCTACAGCACGAGGACTTCTGTGATCTTGTACAATATGGGACCAGCCACAGGTTCCCACACAATGCTGTGCACCCCACTGGGGGCGTGGGAAGGATTTTCCAGTGGGGAGAGCAGAAGCAGGTGCTGACCATGGGGTAGGAGCACAGACCAGAACTGAgaggctctgccagcccagcagcaatGGGCGGGGGGCATGATGGGCACCCCACAgtgtggggaggaggtgggaggagaggagcagcagaaggtgtGACCCTGGTttgggcaggagaaggaagcagaggtGTGAAGGTTTTCCTGTTCCCGTCGGTGTATGTGACAGGGAGCTGTTGCCACCAGTGCCTGCTACGACAGCCGGCACCTCAGCTCTTCTCGGGCACCTCAGCTCTTCTCGGGCACCTCAGCTCTTCTCGGGCACCTCAGCTCTTACTGGGATcgaagcaaaaggaaataaaacctcCCGTTTCAGGTTGTCATGAAAAAAACGCTCCACCGACTGCTTGTTTTCAGTAAACGTTCTTGCCCTGAGATTGCCAAGGGGAAAGGAAATGCTTGTGCACAGGGTATctgtggaaaatgaaaacacGGAAACCAGTTTGTCCCCTGGAAACCTTCTCCCCGGAGCTGCTTTCCCGCCTCTCCCCCGCGCgctccctcagcccccagcGCTGCAGCGGGTAACGACGCCCCGGGCGCGGAGCCTGGAGGATCCGCCGGCTACGAACGCTCCAGGGCCACGTTCTCGGGTGCGGGTCCGGGTCCCGGGCAGGGTGGGTGCGGGTTCCGGTCCCGGTCCCGTCCCGCAGCGCGGGAGGCGGGGCCTGAAGCCGCGGCGGGTCTCGGCGCGGAAAGGTGACGTCACTCGCGCGTGGAAGCCGCCACCCGCACCTCTCAGCACGCGTCTCCCAGGTGGGCCCTTTAAACCCCAGCTCGGCTTCCTATTGGTCACCCGAGAAGATTGGCATGTCATCAGCCAATCAGACGCCTGCCTTCTCTCCTTTTAGCCAGTGAGAGCGaaggggcggggccgcggcgcccGCGTGGGGCTCAGTTCAAGCGCGGAGGAGGCGGGGCCGAGAGGTGCgtgcggggagggggcgggcgCGCGCCTGGCGCCCCCATCCCGCGGGATCCCCGGGGTCTCCCGGGGTCTCCGGGAGCTCCTGGGATCTCCCTTCCTCGCCGGGCCCggctggggctgcgggagggTGGGCGCGGGGGTGGGTTCCCCCCGCAGCGCAGCTCCCGCTGCCGGCCCTGGCCCCGCAGAGGGCGGGAGCTCGGGGTGCGCTGCCCGGCAGCTGGCGGGGGCCCCTgcaggcggggcggggaggcAGCTCTTCCCGGGGGGGGCCGTTCTGCTCCGGAGAGAGCCCCGCGCTCACGGTTGAACGCGGTTGGGTCGCGAGGCGTTGGCTCAGCCCCcagtaaaggagaaaaagcagcccCGGGGGGCCGGGGTGAGGCCAGGAGGGGCCTCCCCAGCGCTGCCCGCCCAGGTTGGTGCCTTCCTGGGCCCGTCCTGGCAGGGCTGTCCCtgcggggcccggccccgctcccgccgctccgcGCGGTGCCGCGGGGGGTTCGTGTCCCTCGGGTTCAGCTGAGCCGGTGCCTGCCgagctggggctgtgggttGTTTGTGCTTTGCTAGGATGTTTCCAGCTAAATATTTGTGCTTGAGTTCAACTGTTGCGTTTGTGTCGTGAAAGTGACGGTGTCGGGGCAGCTGCCGAAAGCCGCGAAGCCCGGGGGTTCTCTCTGAGAAATAACGTGCAGTTGCAATTAGAGCTGCTTGCAGAGCCAGGTTTCCTGCTGCCCCTGGTCGCTGTTGCCCTTCCCTCGGTGTAAAACGCAAGATAAGGCTTGTGAGATGTGATTCTTCGAGTATAGTTTTGCCACGTTCATCTCTGTGCAAACAAAGAAACCCCCGTGCAGTCTAAACAGAAGTGAGGGTTTGGAACTATCTGTGTAGTGATCAGCTGGGCTGGCTTTTTCTTGTGGGAATGCACGTGTGCACGGATGGGGCCGTTCGGAGGTGACTAACAGGCACATTCATGAGTTTTGAGAAGAAAGAGGTATAATTGGTGTTGTCTGAGGGAGGCAATTGATCAGTGTGGGGTGTTACGACCTGCAGAAAGCACAAGCATCAGCTGTGGGGAATTGCTGCCAGGTGGGTCAGTGAAGTATCTCCCACAACGGGGCCTGGGAGGACAGTAAACTTAGCTGTAATCATTCCTAAAGGGAACACGGTGAAAATTCTGCAAGATGGATCCAAGTTCTGTGCAGCCATATGTTTCATAGTGAAGTAGTCACACACAGTTCTGGTACCAATGTAATTATAGTTTCACTTTGGCCATATACAAACCTGACATTTAATATTCAAAGTtctatttaatatatatatatattaaaaaaaaaggttctaaTTGCAGTTTGGTGGTTTCTATTACAGAATAGTTCTAATTGAGAATGCCGAAAatgaatgtggaaaaaaaagaaaagaaggcagaaaaaaggaaaaagctgaagcCCCACGTGGCCCAGAAGGGAGAGCTGGAATCAGAAACtgaaccaaagaaaaaaaaagaaaatctgcaggTAGGTCCTCCAAGTTCTGACTTTAATTCAATAAAATGAAGATACATTATTACACGTGATGTGAGAGTTTTAGAGATTCAATACTGCATTGGAATGGGAGCCAGGAGGATGCTGAAGGGTCTGGATGatttatgaggagcagctgaggtcacttggattattcagtttggagaagaggaggctgagggatgacctcattgcagtctatggcttcctcaggaggggaagagatggggcaggtcctgatctcttcactcctgtgaccaatgacaggacctggggaaatggcaggaagctgaatcaggggaggtttaggttggatatcaggagaAGGGgggttgagcactggaacaagctccccagggcagtggtcacaacACCAAGCCTGTCTGAGTTCAGAAAGCATTttgatgatgctctcaggcacatggtgtgattcttgtGGTGCCCTTCAcggggacaggagttggacttgtTGATCCTCATCAGTCCCTTctaactcagcatattctatgtACAATTTGATTCAGTTGCAGTGATTCCTTGGATTTCATATAATTAGAGTGAAAGTTCAAAGGAGAAGATAAATTAAGCCAAATCTGGATATAATTGTGGCCGTTGGAGTACATCATGatctctgtgtgttttgggtGCTTCTGTGAAAGACAGGGACTGAGTGAGAGAATGTGGGGGAAAGGCAAACCAAGTGGCTTTAGGCAACTGTCATATGGCAAAAGTAGGCATAGCTGAAGTCTTCATGTGATCCTGAGTGGCTGGAAAAACATGAGAGATGTTTTCTTAGAAATCCTCTTGATTTTTGAACAGAATGTCAAGTGGCCAGAAGGTGTCAGCAGCCTCTTTGTATTACTGAACATTTcatgaattaattttatgaGAATGAGCAAGAAATGAGCCACATCAAGATGTTGTTTCAGTGGAAGTTTCGAGTTGTGAGTTTTTTGTGATGGATGTGATACATAAGCAGGGAAATTAAATTCTGCTGTTCTGAGGGGTTACTGTAGAACATGGATTAAAGAAATATGGAGAGGTTTGAAACTGTCGAGATATAGAGAAGGAAATgcaaagattttatttcctcaggAACTCTCAAGGTGATGTTAAGCCATGGTCTTAAAAACTCTTGTATGTTTCCTGGTTTAACATAAAATAGATGTGAAATCTGCTTGCTACTGAATTTCTAATGAGATTTGTAGCTAAAGGGAGATCATATAACTAAAAAGCAGTACTTCTTATTTTGTTATTGGACTTTAAGGTCATTGGCAAAAGCATTTTGGAGAGCTTTTGCATGCATAAGGATTTCTAGCTATTTCATTTAGAGTTTGTGAAACATGATGTAAGAAAACCCAACATATTGGCAGTAATTATGCAGAGATATGTAAATTCTTGCAGTTTTGAACTCAGGAGAAATATTCCTAAATAGGGAGAGTGTGCATCTTTCTCTATAtcaaagtaaaaatagaaaatctgaTATTTATAGCTTAATTAGAGGGAatgtttctcctttcctttgttGGTGTGTGTTACAGACTTGTAGATTCATGGTGCTTTAATTCAATttgagcaaaaataattttccaggaTAAAACTGTGaaattgaaaagtaaaaattaagtttttgttGCCTGTGAC carries:
- the ZFAND2A gene encoding AN1-type zinc finger protein 2A isoform X2 codes for the protein MELPGLGEHCSERTCKQLDFLPLRCDACGEVFCKDHIRYDDHRCSSAYKKNVQVPVCPLCNAPIPVQKGEIPDIVVGAHMDKDCKYNPAQQKQRIFTNKCLKPGCKRKEMMKVVCEQCGGNFCIRHRHPLDHACAGSSRPTSKAG
- the ZFAND2A gene encoding AN1-type zinc finger protein 2A isoform X1, whose product is MELPGLGEHCSERTCKQLDFLPLRCDACGEVFCKDHIRYDDHRCSSAYKKNVQVPVCPLCNAPIPVQKGEIPDIVVGAHMDKDCKYNPAQQKQRIFTNKCLKPGCKRKEMMKVVCEQCGGNFCIRHRHPLDHACAGSSRPTSKAGYAALMRASQTAFKSTGAIGVPSNGSLQHSRCR